One Pseudomonas rhizophila DNA window includes the following coding sequences:
- a CDS encoding DUF3509 domain-containing protein yields MDNPFQLITDAFAPQYQINLSIQGLDGSIMLTLSKAGRIVAKRMISAQQRNDPERLRRLVQSIQFGIAIEQGHSAVAILEAMTGGDNVKLPPPQTQGATSAPAGF; encoded by the coding sequence ATGGACAACCCTTTTCAGCTCATTACCGACGCTTTTGCGCCGCAGTATCAAATCAATCTGAGCATCCAGGGCCTGGACGGCAGCATCATGCTGACCCTCTCCAAGGCCGGGCGCATCGTCGCCAAGCGCATGATCAGCGCCCAGCAACGCAATGACCCGGAACGCCTGCGGCGCCTGGTCCAGAGCATCCAGTTCGGCATCGCCATCGAGCAGGGCCACAGCGCTGTGGCGATCCTCGAAGCCATGACCGGCGGTGACAACGTCAAGCTGCCACCACCGCAGACGCAGGGCGCGACATCCGCCCCCGCCGGTTTCTAG
- a CDS encoding HPF/RaiA family ribosome-associated protein, producing the protein MQIQVNSDNHIQSSIRLEEWVRTTIESTLERYEEDLTRVEVHLRDENGDKPGPHDLRCQLEARPKGLQPVSVTHKADTLELAIEGAATKLEHALEHLFGKLRVKRATAEKPTESVALADAMLEEEFLENERAALNG; encoded by the coding sequence ATGCAAATCCAAGTCAACAGCGATAACCATATTCAAAGCAGCATCCGACTGGAGGAGTGGGTACGTACTACCATCGAAAGCACGCTCGAACGTTATGAAGAAGACCTGACACGGGTCGAGGTCCATTTGCGGGACGAGAACGGCGACAAGCCCGGTCCCCATGACTTGCGTTGTCAGCTGGAAGCACGGCCAAAGGGCCTGCAACCGGTCTCGGTGACACACAAGGCCGATACGCTGGAATTGGCCATCGAAGGGGCGGCCACCAAGCTTGAACATGCCCTGGAGCATCTGTTCGGCAAACTGCGCGTCAAACGCGCCACCGCTGAGAAACCGACAGAGTCGGTGGCCTTGGCCGATGCGATGCTGGAAGAAGAATTCCTGGAGAACGAACGGGCTGCACTCAACGGCTGA
- the fecA gene encoding TonB-dependent Fe(3+) dicitrate receptor FecA, protein MPQQPTRLTPLARTVRQLLLGASLSFVVLPCVQAADAKPYHIAPSSLENALNQFGREAGVLISFSSQTTAGLQSRGLEGSYSPEQGLSALLEGTGLQARPEADNAFSLQPAASTALDIGTTTVVGDWLGDAAPTNVFEHAGARDVIRREAFERQGATQARDVLNRIPGVNAPENNGTGSHDMALNFGIRGLNPRLASRSTVLMDGIPVPFAPYGQPQLSFAPVSMGNMDAVDVVRGGGAVRYGPQNVGGVVNFVTRAIPEAPTVKGGFQTETSPSSSHDGFKTSANLLAGGTADNGLGGALLYSGTRGGDWREHSDTQIDDLILKGNYQLDEANSFNAMAQYYEGEADMPGGLNVADYDANPYQSTRQNDRFWGRRTLVNFGYRYQQDRREFTASTFFTKTLRSGYLDQGTFLSLSPREYWVRGLETRFAQGFDLGPTSHEVGVGYRYINEAGHELRYRTPIASNELPTTSSRNDRDTRGGTEANAIFIDDRIDIGKWTITPGIRYEMIESQQTNNLTNVKYKGDYNTALPALNVLYHLTDEWNLYANTEGSFGSVQYSQMPNRVSSGEVKPEKARTWELGTRYDNGNLRAEIGAFLINFDNQYESNQTNDSVIARGETRHQGIETSINYALDGLSPALAGFDVYATYAFVDATIREDGPNKGNRVPFSSKHKGTLGVGYTDGPWKLNLDSTYQSAQFADNANTRAESADGSTGNIPGYMLFSSRAAYDFGPQLSDLNVAVGVKNIFNTQYFTRSFDDNNRGKYVGEPRTLYVQTSVAF, encoded by the coding sequence ATGCCGCAACAACCCACCCGTCTCACCCCGCTCGCCCGTACCGTGCGTCAATTGCTCCTGGGGGCCAGCTTGAGTTTCGTCGTACTGCCTTGCGTACAGGCTGCAGATGCCAAGCCCTATCACATCGCGCCGTCGTCACTGGAAAATGCCCTCAATCAATTCGGACGCGAGGCTGGGGTGTTGATTTCCTTCAGCTCACAGACGACCGCAGGCCTGCAGAGTCGTGGCCTGGAAGGCAGCTACAGCCCAGAGCAAGGGCTGAGCGCGCTGCTCGAAGGCACAGGCCTGCAAGCCCGCCCTGAGGCAGACAACGCCTTCAGCCTGCAACCGGCCGCCAGCACCGCGCTGGACATCGGCACCACCACCGTGGTCGGTGACTGGCTCGGCGATGCCGCGCCGACCAATGTCTTCGAACACGCCGGTGCCCGAGACGTCATCCGTCGTGAGGCGTTCGAACGCCAGGGCGCGACCCAGGCCCGGGATGTGCTCAATCGCATTCCTGGCGTCAACGCACCGGAAAACAACGGCACCGGCAGCCATGACATGGCGCTGAACTTTGGTATCCGCGGGCTCAATCCTCGCCTGGCCTCACGTTCCACGGTGCTGATGGACGGCATCCCGGTGCCTTTCGCACCCTACGGCCAACCGCAGCTATCGTTCGCGCCGGTCAGCATGGGCAACATGGACGCGGTGGATGTCGTGCGCGGAGGCGGCGCGGTGCGCTACGGTCCGCAAAACGTCGGTGGCGTGGTCAACTTCGTGACGCGGGCGATTCCCGAGGCGCCGACGGTAAAGGGCGGCTTCCAGACCGAGACCAGCCCGTCTTCCAGCCACGACGGCTTCAAGACATCCGCCAACCTGCTGGCCGGCGGCACCGCCGACAACGGTCTTGGCGGTGCCCTGTTGTACTCCGGCACTCGCGGCGGCGACTGGCGCGAACACAGCGACACACAAATCGACGACTTGATCCTCAAGGGCAACTACCAACTGGACGAGGCCAACAGTTTTAATGCCATGGCCCAATACTACGAAGGCGAGGCCGACATGCCCGGCGGCCTGAATGTGGCCGACTACGACGCCAACCCGTATCAGTCCACCCGTCAGAATGACCGCTTCTGGGGCCGTCGCACCCTGGTCAACTTCGGCTACCGCTACCAGCAGGATCGACGCGAATTTACCGCCAGCACGTTTTTCACCAAGACTTTGCGCAGCGGCTACCTGGACCAGGGCACCTTCCTGTCCCTGTCGCCTCGCGAATATTGGGTACGCGGCCTGGAAACCCGTTTTGCCCAAGGTTTCGACCTCGGGCCGACCAGCCACGAGGTCGGCGTCGGCTATCGCTACATCAACGAGGCCGGCCATGAACTGCGTTATCGCACGCCGATCGCCAGCAACGAATTGCCGACAACCTCCAGCCGAAACGACCGCGATACACGGGGTGGAACCGAAGCCAATGCAATTTTCATCGATGATCGGATCGATATTGGCAAATGGACGATCACGCCCGGTATTCGTTACGAAATGATCGAATCGCAGCAGACAAACAATCTGACCAACGTGAAATACAAGGGCGACTACAACACCGCCCTGCCAGCGCTGAATGTGCTGTACCACCTGACCGACGAATGGAATCTGTATGCCAATACCGAAGGTTCATTCGGCAGTGTGCAGTACAGCCAGATGCCCAACCGTGTGAGCAGCGGTGAAGTGAAACCGGAGAAAGCCCGCACCTGGGAACTTGGAACCCGCTATGACAATGGCAACCTGCGGGCGGAGATCGGTGCGTTCCTGATCAACTTCGACAACCAATACGAAAGCAACCAAACCAACGATTCGGTGATTGCCCGTGGCGAAACCCGCCACCAGGGCATCGAAACCAGCATCAACTACGCCCTCGACGGCCTGAGTCCGGCGCTGGCCGGTTTTGACGTATATGCCACGTATGCCTTCGTCGATGCCACCATTCGGGAAGACGGACCGAACAAAGGCAACCGCGTGCCATTTTCTTCCAAGCACAAAGGCACACTGGGCGTGGGTTACACGGACGGGCCGTGGAAATTGAACCTGGACAGCACCTATCAGAGCGCGCAGTTTGCCGACAACGCCAATACCCGCGCCGAAAGCGCCGACGGCAGTACCGGCAATATCCCTGGCTATATGCTGTTCAGCAGCCGCGCCGCCTATGATTTCGGCCCGCAACTGTCGGACCTGAACGTGGCGGTGGGTGTGAAGAACATCTTCAATACCCAGTATTTCACCCGCTCGTTCGACGATAACAACCGGGGCAAATACGTAGGGGAACCGCGCACGCTGTATGTGCAGACGTCCGTGGCGTTCTGA
- a CDS encoding FecR domain-containing protein, with amino-acid sequence MNSAPDVSAKVAEQAVHWLLEMQQGPLDTRRQKAWEQWLNAHNEHRRAWEHIQRVNQRLRSVPSPLAHAALNAPKSAARRRALKMLLVLGAGSALTWSLRERQLLPPLMADFRSPVGERRRLTLDDGSQLQLNSGSAVDVRFDAQRRLIHLLEGELLLTAARDPRPLQVLTAHGLLESRNARFNVREYPDHTQVAVFEGQVDIRSRHGPALLLATSRQLSLGINGAGPATALDANSGAWTEGMLVAAHMRLADFLDELGRYRRGQLHCDEAVANLLISGTYPLDDSERILDLLEVSLPVKVRRFTRYWISVEARA; translated from the coding sequence ATGAACAGCGCACCAGATGTCAGTGCGAAAGTGGCCGAACAGGCCGTGCACTGGCTTTTGGAAATGCAGCAAGGCCCACTCGATACTCGCCGGCAGAAAGCCTGGGAGCAATGGCTCAATGCTCACAACGAACATCGCCGCGCCTGGGAGCATATCCAGCGGGTCAATCAGCGGCTGCGCAGCGTGCCCTCTCCGTTGGCCCATGCGGCCCTCAATGCACCGAAGTCCGCTGCGCGGCGTCGAGCGCTCAAAATGTTGTTGGTGCTTGGGGCCGGTTCAGCGTTGACCTGGAGCCTGCGTGAACGCCAACTGCTACCCCCATTGATGGCCGATTTTCGCAGCCCGGTAGGCGAACGGCGTCGTCTGACGCTGGATGACGGCAGTCAGTTGCAGCTCAACAGCGGCAGTGCGGTAGACGTTCGCTTCGACGCTCAACGCCGCTTGATCCACCTGCTGGAGGGGGAACTGTTATTGACCGCTGCCCGCGACCCAAGGCCCCTGCAAGTGCTGACCGCCCATGGCCTGCTGGAAAGCCGCAACGCCCGGTTCAACGTACGCGAGTATCCGGACCACACCCAGGTGGCGGTGTTTGAAGGCCAGGTGGACATTCGTAGCCGACACGGCCCGGCGTTGTTGCTGGCGACGTCACGGCAACTGAGCCTTGGCATCAACGGCGCCGGGCCCGCCACGGCCCTGGATGCCAACAGCGGCGCCTGGACAGAGGGCATGCTGGTAGCGGCGCACATGCGCCTGGCAGACTTTCTCGACGAGCTAGGCCGCTACCGACGTGGCCAATTGCACTGCGACGAGGCGGTCGCCAACCTTCTGATCTCCGGAACCTATCCGCTGGACGACAGCGAGCGAATCCTCGATCTGCTGGAAGTCAGCCTGCCGGTAAAAGTGCGTCGTTTCACCCGCTATTGGATCTCGGTCGAAGCTCGAGCCTGA
- a CDS encoding sigma-70 family RNA polymerase sigma factor translates to MPPAHTVEVLYNAHHSWLNGWLRRKLGCPDSAADLAQDTFMRVLTARDPQPVLEPRAFLTTIAKRVLFNHYRRQDLERAYLDTLAQLPEQVVPSEEERAIILQSLMELDQLLDGLPRAVKQAFLLAQVDGLTYNEIARELGISLATVKRHLNKAAMRCYFAL, encoded by the coding sequence TTGCCGCCTGCACACACCGTCGAAGTGCTCTACAACGCCCATCACAGTTGGCTTAACGGCTGGTTGCGAAGAAAACTCGGCTGCCCCGACAGTGCCGCCGACCTGGCCCAGGACACGTTCATGCGCGTACTGACTGCGCGCGACCCGCAGCCTGTCCTGGAACCCCGGGCGTTTCTTACGACCATTGCCAAGCGCGTACTGTTCAACCACTACCGACGCCAGGACCTTGAGCGCGCCTACCTCGATACCCTCGCCCAACTGCCGGAGCAGGTGGTGCCGTCGGAGGAAGAACGGGCAATCATCCTGCAAAGCCTGATGGAACTGGACCAACTGCTCGATGGTTTGCCGCGAGCGGTCAAGCAGGCGTTTCTGCTGGCCCAGGTCGATGGCCTGACCTACAACGAAATAGCCCGTGAACTGGGAATTTCATTGGCGACGGTCAAGCGTCATTTGAACAAGGCAGCGATGCGCTGCTACTTCGCCTTATGA
- a CDS encoding helix-turn-helix domain-containing protein, giving the protein MPTLQTLQVFQALNSSPNARLEHSAELGDGMAAALWSNHHDAQDYEAPTHHTLSCYIAGGTGTFRRERPDTTGAPGKLCVLPAGHESAWVINGDIRLAHLYFSPEQFALGCVTLLDREPRQVQLREATFLDDPQQAQRFRQLIALNWDEPGERLLTTSLAHDLLNHLLLSQVGQRQGLRLKGGLAAHQRRMLVDYIDSHLADAISLGQLAALCALSEYHFARMFRESFGLPPHQYVLARRLAHARHWLRSTSKPLGEVALTCGFASASHFTNRFRQALGATPGEYRQAFLR; this is encoded by the coding sequence ATGCCCACACTGCAAACCCTGCAAGTCTTTCAAGCCCTCAACAGTTCGCCCAATGCTCGCCTTGAGCACAGTGCCGAGCTTGGAGACGGCATGGCGGCCGCTTTGTGGAGCAACCATCACGACGCCCAAGACTACGAGGCGCCGACTCACCACACGCTGTCGTGCTACATCGCCGGTGGTACCGGCACGTTTCGCCGCGAACGCCCCGACACCACCGGGGCACCTGGCAAACTCTGCGTCCTGCCGGCCGGGCATGAATCGGCCTGGGTCATCAATGGCGACATTCGCCTCGCGCACCTGTACTTCAGCCCTGAGCAATTCGCCCTCGGTTGCGTCACGCTGCTGGATCGCGAGCCGCGGCAAGTGCAACTGCGCGAAGCCACCTTTCTCGACGACCCGCAACAGGCACAGCGCTTTCGCCAGTTGATCGCCCTGAACTGGGATGAGCCCGGTGAACGCCTTCTGACCACCAGCCTGGCCCATGACTTGCTCAACCATCTGCTATTGAGCCAGGTCGGCCAGCGCCAGGGGCTTCGCCTCAAGGGCGGGCTGGCCGCTCACCAGCGGCGAATGCTGGTGGACTACATCGACAGCCATCTGGCCGACGCCATCAGCCTCGGCCAACTGGCGGCGCTGTGTGCGCTGTCCGAATACCACTTTGCCCGGATGTTCCGCGAAAGCTTCGGCCTGCCGCCCCATCAATACGTACTGGCACGACGTCTGGCCCACGCGCGGCACTGGCTGCGCAGCACGTCAAAACCGCTGGGTGAGGTCGCGTTGACCTGCGGGTTCGCCAGCGCCAGCCATTTTACGAATCGTTTCCGGCAGGCCCTCGGCGCGACACCCGGCGAGTATCGACAGGCGTTTTTGCGCTAG